From a single Collimonas pratensis genomic region:
- a CDS encoding nuclear transport factor 2 family protein — protein sequence MQTLAPSTSLAQAADQSEIDALVRAFFSVFTNKNGARPEVDAIHRMFIPQGLIIKCHGDHREIYTLQQFIAPRLQLLTSGQLTDFQEQEVSARTDIFGGIAQRYSVYEKSGVLDGQAFHAYGVKTLQLIRMEDGWKMVSLAWEDERDGLGIPAQLKHS from the coding sequence ATGCAAACTCTTGCGCCTTCCACCAGCCTTGCCCAGGCCGCCGACCAGTCCGAAATCGACGCGCTGGTGCGCGCCTTCTTTTCCGTATTCACCAACAAGAACGGCGCCCGGCCGGAGGTCGACGCCATCCATCGCATGTTCATTCCGCAAGGCCTGATCATCAAGTGCCACGGCGACCACCGCGAGATCTACACGCTGCAGCAATTCATAGCACCACGCCTACAGCTGCTGACTAGCGGCCAGCTGACGGATTTCCAGGAACAGGAAGTATCCGCGCGCACCGATATCTTCGGCGGCATTGCGCAGCGTTACAGCGTCTATGAAAAGAGCGGCGTGCTGGACGGCCAGGCGTTCCACGCCTATGGCGTCAAAACCCTGCAATTGATCCGCATGGAGGATGGCTGGAAAATGGTGTCCCTGGCCTGGGAAGATGAGCGTGACGGTCTCGGCATTCCCGCCCAGCTC